From a single Herbiconiux sp. SALV-R1 genomic region:
- the mfd gene encoding transcription-repair coupling factor gives MLQGLISALSRASTVERGLANAGRDSDFSMPEGIRGPFLAAMLNRRVERGLPAAMLVVTATGRESEKLRESLASYLPAACIVEFPAWETLPHERLSPSAEIVGRRIDALRRLVDWQRASDAGQNPEPIVVVASVRAALQPIAANLADLDPIVLEKGARGFDLSALSLQLVELAYSRVDMVTRRGEYAVRGGILDVFPPIADHPYRVDFFGDEVDEIRAFSVADQRSLPDPVEQVVLPPSRELLLSEPVRQRAREMQHEFPSLAGMLEKISAGIPVEGMESLAPALLDQLVTIAHYLPEGAAVAVVSPERVATRAVNLSETNREFLAAAWTAATAGAEAPIDLASGEFITLTDLRHAAGTGRPWWTLSEFQLGPDESEVLPEHRELEEHLTIRIQADAVPSFSGNADGAIAHVASRLADGWVVAVAAKGQGLVERAADVLGEREVAARIVDDLPADPEPGAAYLVQAGVEHGFELPELKIALIGETEFYGRTVGYDNRQVKKLASRRKNVVDPLQLKAGDFVVHQTHGIGKFLELTQREVSSGGRNAVKTTREYLVIEYAPSKRGYPGDKLYVPTDQLDLLSRYVGGEAPGLSKMGGSDWAAAKGKARKAVRDIAVELVKLYSARMASKGHAFGPDTPWQHELEEAFPFQETPDQLTVIDEVKADMERPIPMDRLLSGDVGFGKTEIAIRAAFKAVQDGKQVAMLVPTTLLVRQHLETFQERFAGFPVHLKALSRFQTEKESRETIAGLADGTVDVVIATHRILSDTIVFKDLGLLIIDEEQRFGVEHKDALKKLKTNVDILAMSATPIPRTLEMAVTGIREMSTLATPPEDRHPILTFVGPYSDKQVAAAIRRELLREGQVFFVHNRVSSINRVAAQLAELVPEARIAVAHGQMNEHVLEQVIVDFWERKFDVLVSTTIIETGIDIANANTLIVDRADKYGLSQLHQLRGRVGRGRERAYAYLLFDEHKPLSETANDRLSTLAANNELGSGMQVALKDLEIRGAGNLLGGEQAGHIAGVGFDLYLRMIGEAVSTFRGDVAEGQTELRLELPVEAHIPDDYVDSERLRLEAYQKLSTASAPTASDDSIDHVVEELTDRYGEPPQPVQNLLAVSRLRRQAQKASLSEVVTMGSNLRIAPADLPDSLQVRLKRMYPGSKYFAQTSSISLPMPVVDGAPLADADLIAWASQLLDALFPAAKAEPAGTAASA, from the coding sequence ATGCTTCAGGGCCTGATCTCTGCGCTCTCGCGCGCCTCGACGGTGGAACGAGGGCTGGCGAACGCCGGCCGTGACAGCGATTTCTCGATGCCCGAAGGCATCCGCGGGCCGTTCCTCGCGGCCATGCTGAACCGGCGTGTCGAACGCGGTCTCCCGGCGGCGATGCTCGTCGTCACCGCCACCGGCCGCGAGTCGGAGAAACTCCGCGAGTCGCTCGCGAGCTACCTGCCCGCCGCGTGCATCGTCGAGTTCCCGGCCTGGGAGACGCTCCCGCACGAGCGCCTCAGCCCGAGTGCGGAGATCGTGGGCCGCCGCATCGACGCCCTGCGGCGTCTCGTCGACTGGCAGCGCGCATCCGATGCCGGTCAGAACCCCGAACCGATCGTCGTGGTCGCCTCGGTGCGGGCCGCCCTGCAACCGATCGCGGCGAACCTCGCCGACCTCGACCCGATCGTGCTCGAGAAGGGCGCCCGCGGCTTCGATCTCTCGGCGCTGTCGCTGCAGCTCGTCGAACTCGCCTACTCGCGCGTCGACATGGTCACGCGGCGCGGGGAGTACGCGGTGCGCGGCGGCATTCTCGACGTCTTCCCGCCGATCGCCGATCACCCCTACCGCGTCGACTTCTTCGGCGACGAGGTCGACGAGATCCGCGCGTTCTCGGTGGCCGACCAGCGGTCGCTGCCCGACCCGGTGGAGCAGGTCGTGCTCCCGCCGAGCCGCGAGCTGCTGCTCAGCGAGCCGGTGCGGCAGCGGGCCCGCGAGATGCAGCACGAGTTCCCGAGCCTCGCCGGCATGCTCGAGAAGATCTCGGCGGGCATCCCGGTCGAGGGCATGGAGTCGCTCGCCCCCGCCCTGCTCGACCAGCTCGTCACCATCGCCCACTACCTGCCCGAGGGCGCAGCCGTCGCCGTCGTGTCGCCCGAGCGGGTGGCGACGCGCGCCGTGAACCTCTCCGAGACGAACCGCGAGTTCCTCGCCGCGGCCTGGACAGCCGCCACCGCGGGCGCCGAGGCCCCCATCGACCTCGCCTCGGGCGAGTTCATCACCCTCACCGACCTGCGGCACGCCGCCGGCACCGGCCGGCCCTGGTGGACGCTCAGCGAGTTCCAGCTCGGCCCCGACGAGAGCGAGGTGCTGCCCGAGCACCGCGAGCTCGAGGAGCACCTCACCATCCGCATCCAGGCCGACGCCGTGCCGAGCTTCTCGGGCAACGCCGACGGGGCCATCGCCCACGTGGCGTCGCGGCTCGCCGACGGGTGGGTCGTCGCCGTGGCTGCCAAAGGCCAGGGGCTCGTCGAGCGCGCCGCCGACGTGCTCGGGGAGCGCGAGGTCGCCGCCCGTATCGTCGACGACCTCCCCGCCGATCCCGAGCCCGGGGCCGCCTACCTCGTGCAGGCCGGCGTCGAGCACGGCTTCGAGCTGCCCGAGCTCAAGATCGCCCTCATCGGCGAGACCGAGTTCTACGGGCGCACCGTCGGCTACGACAACCGCCAGGTGAAGAAGCTCGCGAGCCGGCGCAAGAACGTCGTCGACCCGTTGCAGCTCAAGGCCGGCGACTTCGTGGTGCACCAGACCCACGGCATCGGCAAGTTCCTCGAGCTCACCCAGCGCGAGGTGTCCAGCGGCGGCCGCAACGCGGTGAAGACCACGCGCGAGTACCTGGTGATCGAGTATGCGCCGAGCAAGCGCGGCTACCCGGGCGACAAGCTCTACGTACCCACCGACCAGCTCGACCTGCTCTCCCGCTATGTCGGCGGCGAGGCCCCCGGCCTCAGCAAGATGGGCGGCAGCGACTGGGCGGCCGCCAAGGGCAAGGCGCGCAAGGCCGTGCGCGACATCGCCGTCGAGCTCGTGAAGCTCTACTCGGCGCGCATGGCCTCGAAGGGTCACGCCTTCGGCCCCGACACGCCGTGGCAGCACGAGCTCGAAGAGGCCTTCCCGTTCCAGGAGACGCCCGACCAGCTGACCGTCATCGACGAGGTGAAGGCCGACATGGAGCGGCCCATCCCCATGGACAGGCTGCTCTCCGGCGACGTCGGCTTCGGCAAGACCGAGATCGCCATCCGCGCCGCGTTCAAGGCGGTGCAAGACGGCAAGCAGGTCGCCATGCTCGTGCCCACCACTCTGCTCGTGCGGCAGCACCTCGAGACCTTCCAGGAGCGCTTCGCCGGGTTCCCCGTGCACCTCAAGGCGCTCAGCCGCTTCCAGACCGAGAAGGAGTCGCGCGAGACCATCGCGGGGCTCGCCGACGGCACCGTCGACGTCGTCATCGCGACCCACCGCATCCTGAGCGACACCATCGTGTTCAAAGACCTCGGCCTCCTCATCATCGACGAGGAGCAGCGGTTCGGTGTAGAGCACAAGGATGCGCTGAAGAAGCTGAAGACGAACGTCGACATCCTCGCGATGAGTGCGACGCCCATTCCGCGCACGCTCGAGATGGCGGTGACCGGCATCCGCGAGATGTCGACGCTCGCGACGCCCCCGGAGGATCGCCACCCCATCCTCACCTTCGTGGGGCCGTACTCCGACAAGCAGGTCGCGGCCGCCATCCGTCGTGAGTTGCTGCGCGAGGGGCAGGTGTTCTTCGTGCACAACCGGGTGTCGTCGATCAACCGGGTCGCCGCGCAGCTCGCCGAGCTGGTGCCCGAGGCGCGCATCGCGGTGGCGCACGGGCAGATGAACGAGCACGTGCTCGAGCAGGTGATCGTCGACTTCTGGGAGCGCAAGTTCGACGTGCTCGTGTCGACCACGATCATCGAGACCGGCATCGACATCGCCAACGCGAACACGCTCATCGTCGACCGGGCCGACAAGTACGGGCTGTCGCAGCTGCACCAACTGCGCGGGCGTGTGGGACGCGGGCGCGAGCGCGCCTACGCCTATCTGCTGTTCGACGAGCACAAGCCGCTGTCGGAGACCGCGAACGACCGGCTCTCCACCCTCGCCGCCAACAACGAGCTCGGCTCGGGCATGCAGGTGGCGTTGAAAGACCTCGAGATCCGCGGGGCGGGCAACCTGCTCGGCGGCGAGCAGGCCGGGCACATCGCGGGTGTCGGGTTCGACCTCTACCTGCGCATGATCGGCGAGGCAGTCTCGACCTTCCGCGGCGACGTCGCCGAGGGCCAGACCGAGCTGCGGCTCGAGCTCCCTGTCGAGGCTCACATTCCCGACGACTACGTCGACAGCGAGCGGCTGCGCCTCGAGGCCTATCAGAAGCTCTCGACCGCCTCGGCGCCCACCGCCTCCGACGACTCGATCGACCACGTCGTCGAGGAGCTCACCGACCGCTACGGCGAGCCGCCGCAGCCGGTGCAGAACCTGCTCGCCGTGTCGCGCCTCCGCCGCCAGGCTCAGAAGGCGTCGCTCAGCGAGGTGGTGACGATGGGCTCGAACCTGCGCATCGCCCCCGCCGACCTGCCCGACTCGTTGCAGGTGCGCCTGAAGCGCATGTACCCGGGCTCGAAGTACTTCGCGCAGACCAGCTCGATCTCGCTGCCCATGCCGGTCGTCGACGGCGCCCCGCTCGCCGACGCCGACCTCATCGCCTGGGCCTCCCAGCTCCTCGACGCCCTCTTCCCCGCGGCGAAGGCGGAGCCGGCGGGCACGGCGGCGTCGGCCTGA
- the pth gene encoding aminoacyl-tRNA hydrolase gives MSASDLWLVVGLGNPGPGYAANRHNVGQMVVDELAERMRASFKPHKANARVAEGRTVPGGPRFVLAKPNTYMNVSGGPTNGLLKYYGLAPEQLIVVHDELDIPYDTLKLKQGGGHGGHNGLRDIIAATGSADFVRVRVGIGRPPGRQQAADFVLQNFSSTERDTLPNLIVDAADAVELIAGSGLTAAQLKVHTG, from the coding sequence ATGAGCGCATCCGATCTGTGGCTCGTGGTCGGGCTCGGCAACCCCGGGCCCGGCTACGCGGCCAACCGGCACAACGTCGGCCAGATGGTGGTCGACGAACTCGCCGAACGGATGCGCGCATCGTTCAAGCCGCACAAAGCGAACGCGCGGGTCGCCGAAGGACGAACTGTCCCCGGGGGCCCGCGCTTCGTGCTGGCGAAGCCGAACACCTACATGAACGTGTCGGGCGGGCCGACCAACGGGCTGCTGAAGTATTACGGTCTGGCGCCCGAGCAGCTCATCGTGGTGCACGACGAACTCGACATCCCCTACGACACCCTGAAGCTCAAGCAGGGCGGCGGCCACGGCGGCCACAACGGCCTGCGCGACATCATCGCCGCCACCGGCAGCGCCGACTTCGTGCGCGTGCGCGTCGGCATCGGACGGCCCCCCGGCCGGCAGCAGGCCGCCGACTTCGTGCTGCAGAACTTCTCCAGCACCGAACGCGACACCCTCCCCAACCTCATCGTCGACGCAGCGGATGCGGTCGAACTGATCGCAGGATCGGGCCTCACCGCTGCCCAGCTCAAGGTGCATACGGGCTGA